The Porites lutea chromosome 11, jaPorLute2.1, whole genome shotgun sequence genome contains the following window.
CCGCGATTGAATGCGTAGCAAGAGTTTCCGCTCGAGTTAATGCGCGTAGCTGGAACGagagcagaaaaaataaaagaagggGGAGGATGAAGGAAAGGTTTCCTTCTTCTcccccaacctcgttcccaggctcCTCTCccagtaggagaggaccctggaaACCAGGTTGCTTCTCCCGTTACCTTCCCCTTACCtccctttgtttttttgtttgttttgttgttgttcttgttgttgttgttgtttttctctgcTTCAAGTTTTCACGCAATAACTCGAGCGGTAACGGTTGCTACGAGGGCTCATTTAGAGTTAGAATCTTTTGTCACAGGGTAACCAAACAAACTGTGTGACCGTTCGTACGTTAGAACGATTTGGAGGAGAACTAACGGTTGAGATCAGGTGACCTCCTAGTCACGTGATCCTCTTTAATAATCTCATTTTACGTATTGATCTACTTTCATTTTCCGCCATTCATAACGTTAACTTTGCACAAGTGCTACAAGTTCTCTTGCTTTTCTTCCGGCGTAGCCCCACCCTCTGCTTTTCCAGCCACTTCCCTATGGGAGTATGAGCGCGCCAGGTAGTTTCAACTGAAAAAAGGAAGCTGAATTAAACAAGTTTCTGGCTCTTTGTTTATTCCATAAAGTTTCACAATTATCTGCGCCGATAAAATTAAGCGAGGAAAAGACTAAGAGTTGATtgagttgagcgaggttcaacttttacgctaacgagcgacctttcatgcatcgcctctatttcatttgcgaacgtaaattttacgcgcgtacgcacgtaaaaattacgcgacactgaAAGTCAAccctaaaaaaaagaattagtatgtgtaatcaaatggtgacgagtgaaattagggaataatttcacttgcgttttgtccaaatccttttaatttcccgagcctttaggcgagggaaattattaggatttggacaaaacgcaagtgaaattattccctaattttgtccaaatccttttaatttcccgagcctttaggcgagggaaattattaggatttggacaaaacgcaagtgaaattattccctaatttcacgaatataccatttgattacctatgaatatcatgggtgacgaattacgttagcaatcttggatttttgacatgtttttcctggatcgtatcgatcgagaactcctgaactctctcgaacgtttagcgcttaaatttggcttaagttcagagcTTTtggacaaaatacctgttagaaaccttcttgatgtgctctttcgtgtgttcaggttttttaaagcgtctttttgtgccctgacatcttaattcatgacattttaaaacttcgtcgccatcttgacactgagacgtacggaaggttgccatggcaattttgtaatttcacatgtgaaattacaaattaacgctgaaatttcgcgccagaattaagaagtaattcgtcacctacgATATTACCGTTATAACTTACAAGAGTTAATATAACAATAAAAGCAGGAGCTGAATACCATTTGAGGAACAGACTACTATTCTTTAGGAGGAAAAGGGCtgagtttttttaacaaatcctTTCAATCAGTTAATTGGTGTTGCGAATAAAATTACTCAGTTCCAGTGAAACACTACATATTTGTCACTTGCCTGGTaagatttttttcatcttttggaAAAGATAGTACTTTTTGCTAAACGGGCAACACTGGTTTTCCATAAAAATTAAAACGGTTTGTTCTTTATGTCTTAATTAAGAGGGCAACGACGCGTAGCTACGCGTGTATGATATGTGTTTTATTCCATTGGTTTAATTATGGTACGTGAATGACGTACAGTCAAATACAAGCGCATAATAGTTGAAATAAACTTTGACAAGAGCTAGTTAAGAATGGTTGCTTATAAGAGATTTACCAACAATTTTTTCCGACGGGACTCTAGGGACTCAAAGAGAGGCCGCTTAACAGAAGCTCGCCTGTACTATTAACAACAGAACACTCTAAAGCCACGTAGCTCGCGTTTGTGTTTTATCACTTTTGGAAAACGTctttcattttcacattttccaCCTCATTCAACAAACTTATCCTACATCTAATTCTGCTTATAGCGATTttcatatgaccttgaaatgaaaacgcgcgaacaaaacagaaacaacaaacgaacggaaatagagcgacttgattggtttatcgaacggatacaaacgagcgtggcttttggttggttgagCGAACGCTTGGGTGAAAAAACTTCCGAGAACTTCCcagaaatcaaccgatacttcgctttgacgtcatactgcaacacgattggccaatcgaacaatgccttctccatactagggttttctttggcgggaaaacgaggaggccatgttttgatcttttcatccattggctgataaaacaaataacgaacacgtACCGAAACATAcgaaggtcatacgaaaatcgctctaaaagTTCCTTGTAAACTGATTGAAAATATCGAACGGTCCCGCGCGAACGAACtgtccggtcaaatttttcagccggtGGAAAATTCGTCCGCTGCCAGTAGTATAAATCAGGAATAACTTCGTCCATCAATTTCAGAACTCCATGCCATGCTAGGCGAAGCAAAATATACCTGACGTCATCTGTGGGTCTGTAGTAACGCCAACAGATCATGAAAAGACCAATAAAATGCGTGTATCGTGTAAAATCTACCTTTGTACCCCTGACAAAACCACTGGAAACCAATAAGTTTAAACTCTTAATAGACTGAGAGCAATTCGGTGTCTTCCTCAGCCCGGCCACAAAACTAAATGTTCCGGCCATTTTCTAATCAAGCAGTAGCCTAAATCAGGGCCAGCGGTGTCAGTTGTTCAGATTGCCCGAGGTAGTGTTGGTCTTATATTCTTGTCCATAGTACGAAGAACACTCTCTAGTTTTTGAGCGCGAAAACACCTGGTGAAATCCTCAATAAGCCAAGTTCTAACATCGGCGTCCCGCGTGTTTCATGTCGCTACTGTTAGTCACCATAAATGAATCAAGACGTTTGAAACACGGGTTGAATTGGCTGCAGGAATTCCTCCTGGATAACAAAACTGCCTCCTTGGTTCACTAAACCTAGCTCCATAGTGGGGAGGTATTTCCCATAAGGCACACCAACCGGGGAGGTGACGTCACTAGAGTCCGCACTGCTTTGATTCTGCGCATAAGTCGACCACCCTCCTCGCTTAAAGCGTTTCAAGGAAATTTCCCATCTTCTTCTCCTTTTTAGTCTTGGGACTTGCCTTGGATTCACGTATGCCATTGTACAACCAAGACCAAGCTCAACAAGGCGGCATAACGATTCGAAAATCAGCCAGGGCCAAGGTTCGGGTGTTACCGAATGATCTTTAGAGTACATACCGTGTACAACGAAGATAGAGTATATCTGCAAACCGACGCTGGCAAAACCCAGCAATACTGTTATGTAAGTTATTTTGACCAGTTTAGTGACATTTGGATTCGAACTGTGCGCATGCGCGGTTTTCTGGTCCATAAACCGGCGCACTGAAAACCGCGATTCTTTCACTGACTTGAGAATTATTCTTCCACTGTATATGAAACTCCCAGAGAGTATCAGGCTTAGAAGGATGAAGAATGTCTCGCAAACGATTGTGAACCCGATCCAGTCGGAATTCAACGATGTTACTACCACTGTGACTGAAGCCAGGGTAAAATGAAAGGCTACTACGCAA
Protein-coding sequences here:
- the LOC140952028 gene encoding uncharacterized protein; translation: MTGSTPYSEPEGTAEVISQSFPMTEPTYLIEAEPLPNWDEAKETWQWVWDLHWAGLGSLFALLALYALWSLFDLAGKKHRRKPLLAITISSLLLIFGLTRALFLFINPYESEQCFLPFTDCPVMLSRVLFSIALPCITASFFLLHLTFLQLSKLKLYPEKLQSVEFVTCVVAFHFTLASVTVVVTSLNSDWIGFTIVCETFFILLSLILSGSFIYSGRIILKSVKESRFSVRRFMDQKTAHAHSSNPNVTKLVKITYITVLLGFASVGLQIYSIFVVHGMYSKDHSVTPEPWPWLIFESLCRLVELGLGCTMAYVNPRQVPRLKRRRRWEISLKRFKRGGWSTYAQNQSSADSSDVTSPVGVPYGKYLPTMELGLVNQGGSFVIQEEFLQPIQPVFQTS